The genomic window tttgacccatatttattcaaaaatctcaaaaatatactgttgcattcttcacttttatgtttaaaatgtgttatgtgtaggttttttttttaatgacatcagCAGTAGGTTGTGATCAGTAAGTAAACATCAcatctgtctgttttctttcaggATGTCTGCAAAAAGCTCTCCACCCTAATCGACAAAGTGGATGAGGACAGATACGACGCGATGATGAAAGTGGAAAAGGCTAATAAAGAGGTGAAACAATCCTTATTTTTatctaaactttatttttatatgtttaattcaggcggggagttcctctgcaatgaggccaacgcggcagtaacttaaaactgcattctatcaaaaggccaccagggggcgaccgttttgttgtcaaaaggacttccgtctctatacaagtcaatggagaattcaccaacttctcacttgatttctaacctcagtaaacgttttcaaaatgtgtttatggtctcaatcgctagtttaaagccttcttcaatgcagtatgatgttcatttgggacattttggcctccctgattttatatgtgacgataaagcagggtatgcattagggcgtggctacgtcgtgattgacaggttgattgattcacaggttcaggacagataaactgcaggaaatagccgtgaacttgtttcacaccgacagttttctccggagttttgtggttatagtcgtaacagctaacttggttagaatcaccaggttgccggtgtagactgtggtagatccagccctcgcaacctcctcCGCTCCctcctcatgcccctcctgatgcccatataagtagaatccgtgcttttatttttccctGCATGCACctcaaattttcaagatggcgctgccctgatccgatactattggcttcagagcagcagtccacaaaccaatgggtgacgtcacggatgtttcGATCAATTCTTATATACAATCTATGGTTCATGTACAcgatgaaaaaatgaaagtcaacttcaaaaatgtctccagcaggatctctgatgtctgcagtgatttgtgttattcttcgtttatacacaagcacaacctgtatctatagcaaccatagaacaacctgtatctatagcaaccatagaacaacctgtatctatagcaaccataaaacaacctgtatctagagcaaccatagaacaacctgtatctatagcaaccatagaacaacctgtatctatagcaaccataaaacaacctgtatctagagcaaccatagaacaacctgtatctatagcaaccatagaacaacctgtatctatagcaaccatagaacaacctgtatctatagcaaccataacacaacctgatggtctgtctgtgcattacatacctcatacaagtgctaaagattgacctcaaagttaaatgggttcaatagatttagtttttgagcagatatcatgacacaaagtgacctctaccagacctacaaagggttaaagaTCTTACCCaaagacacttcaacatgtggactggaggagccgggaatcgaaccgccaatcttccaattggtggacgacctgctctacctcctgagccacagctgtaTTTGTCACTAACCCTTCAACATCTAACCAGTAAGAACACATTTGATTGTTTTGCTGTCTATAAACTGCTTGTCGGCTCTTAGATCAAGGACCTAAAGATCAAAGTGGTCGACCTGGCCGGAGTGAAGAAACCCCCTCTGAAGAGAGTACGTTTGACCGCCGACACCATGTTGAAGGCTCTGCTTGGCGCCAGAAACTCCGTCAACATGGATCTGAGGTCCAACCTGAAGCAGGTGAAGAAGGAGGCGAAAGAGGAGGTGAGTGTTCCCAGCAGGAGGGTCGAACAGGTAAAAGGTAGAGGAGTTGATTCGGGGAGTAAAACTGTTGACTGtggatgtgttttgtgtccTGCAGGCTGCAGATGCCGGCGATTGGCGTAAGAACGTTGAGGACAAGGCCGACAGGAAGAAGATGTTTGAGACTGCCTAAAGAATTAAACGTCCTCCTGTGGTTGCTTTCAGCTGTTTAGCACTTGTTTTGGAATTTATGGAAATTTTCATTGAAATTTTTGTTGCATTAAATCTGTAAGTTACAGCTTGATCTGTCATTTTACGTTTAAAGTAAAGTGAGTCGATTAGATTTTTCTGATCTCAGCCGAAGTGTTTTGGACTTCAACAAATCTGTAGTCttgacttcctgtttcacttttgacaacttcctgctctcttagtgttttttctgtaataaatgtttttgtttcctaCATCTGCTGTCACGAGATATTCTGTCTTTGACTCAGTGACGCACAACACTGCAGACGAAGCGAAAGACACACTGGGATCAAATTTCACTTCTGAcatcttttatgtgttttgtttccgACAGACGTTAAAGCCGAAAACTTTCCCCCCAAAACACAATTCATGCTcaattttaaccctcctgttgtcctcgagtcaaggaaggaaggaagggagggagaaggaaggaagggagggagggaggaaggaaggaatgaagtgaggaaggaagaaggaaggaaaggaaggaagaaagggagggaaggaaggaaggaaggtagaaaggtaatggggaggaaagaaagagagggaggaaggaaggaaggaaggtaatggggaggaaagaaagagagggaggaaggaagtaaggaaggaaagaaggaacgaaggaaagagagaagggaggaccgatggatggaaggaaggaaggaaggaaggaagggaggaaagaagaacagtcaaaaaatttgacccgggaggacgacaagaaggttaattaacaaaaaaaagagacatttagaGACGATGTAGAGCATCTGGTTTGACTGATTTATGTTAATGAACCTGAACGTTACAGCAGCATGAGTTCTTGTTTGGAGGCGAGTTTCAGCTTTAATGAGGTTGTGTTGTGTACTCTGTTGTGTTGTGGGTGTCAGTGAGAGATGAGACATAATATCCATGTTCCTATTTTAGATTCATGTGTTCAGGGAGCTGTGAAACGTGTCTCATCTTGTCCTAACAGATTCCTGCTAAATTCAAAAGTAAGGGCTGTAAATTATGGTTTAGTTTATGATTTCTCCTTTTAATCATTTAGTtatttggtctgtaaaatgtcaacaaatggtgaaaaatgtcactgtgtCCCTAAAGTCTAATATTTAGAtggagtattagggccatacTAAgaggggagctccggtcctctgaaatgatgccaacatggaagtaacttaaaactgcattctatcaaaaggccaccagggggcgaccgttttggtgtcaaaaggacttccgtctctatacaagtcaatggagaattcaccaacttctcacttgatttctaacctcagtaaacgttttcaaaatgtgtttatggtctcaatcgctagtttaaagccttcttcaatgcagtatgatgttcatttgggacattttggcctccctgattttatatgtgacgataaagcagggtatgcattagggcgtggctacgtggtgattgacaggttgattggttcacaggttcaggaggccgcctcatgctcctcctgatgcccatataagtagaatctgtttttttatttttcccggcattcTTGTAATTTCCACTTTTTCTTagtctggccctaatactccgtcgtaaAGATGACATCCTTAAATGTCCACAACTCAAAACTATTCAGTTaactgtcatagaggactaaacACACCagagaatattcacatttaagaagctaaacaatgactcaaaatgattaatcgatcatcaaaatagttgttgattgattgactaGTTTGCAACTAATTGATTAGCTCAGCCtggtagaacctgataatgtaattaacattaacataataaaaccgtataatgtaataaagtgcatttcccaataatgttattacaacattgagaaattattacattattaggttctgcAAAAAATAAGgtaaataatttattacatcatcgctacagagattgttacattattgggaaaatgcactttattacattatccgGAAGTTActccatgtttttattgagttacgaagggtttttattacattatcaggttcttcAACCCTTTATGTACATTTAACCAAAACTGAGCAACTTCCATTCAGTGAAGAAACCTGTGTGATTCagtcaaaagctccagaaaaggTAGAAAGAAAACCTTGATTTAAAGAATAATTTTTTTATAActgtttttatgaaaaacaGCATTACATTAAAGCACATGTTTATCttttaatcataataattagaAAATACTTTATTACTAACAACTAGAGCTAAACAGATAAACCACATATTAGATGTTTATATGCTGTTTATGAATGTTAAATAGAGGGAATATATCCAAACATTTGTCCGAGTCataaaacagcttcttcccatctatataaaaatcttaatttattatttatataaatgctTTAGTGCTTTCTTCACTAAGGCCCAGATACAATATGTGTCACATGTCGaggttttaaccctcctgttgtcctcgagtcaaggaaggaagggaggaggaaggaaggaagggagggaggaaggaaggatggaagaaaagaagaatgcaggaaaagagggagggaggaagaaggaaggaaggaaggaaggaaggaaaggaaaaattaaagaaagagggaggaaggaaaggaggaaggaaggaaggaaggaaaagagaaaggaggaaggaaggaagtatggaaggcagtaaggaaagaagtatggaaggaggagggagcaaagaaagagggaaggaggggaagaacgaaggaaaaattaaagaaagagggagggaggaaggaaggaaggaaggaaggaaggaagggagggaggtaagaagtaacagtcaaaacagacggggtcaatttgacccggaaggaCGATACGAAGGTTAATTCATCTGTCACTATATAAATGTTCATGTTGTTATAACCCACTTTGACCACAAGGTGTCAGCAGAGGACTTCACCTCTTCTACACATACTGCTTTCTTTATTACTCAGTTATCAGTGTGATGAGTCTCCTGCTAACACATCAACACATTCATGACGTTCATTCATGATTATGTCGGACAgtaaacatcagaaaacaaagcttttaaaataaaaaatgaggcGCTTTTAAATCAGAAGATGCAGCAGCAAACTGCAGTTAAACAATATCCTTAAATACTGAactattttaatctttattgacttttttgtgcatttttttcacCTTAAATTTGCTGTAATTAGACATTTTCCCCAAATAcattgcattttattgtttaccagttaattaataataatatgatgcTGATGAATACAAACTGAGCAGGATTGATGACGTCATACTTCTCAATGAATTTGGATTTcatgatacttttttttttttttttactaattgaTCCGAGATGGAAACAGTCACAGAAGGTgagttttaaatgtcattatcaaaggttttaaatgtcattattaaaggttttaaatgttcataaatctctcatttaacatgtttatttagtagatattccttcagtctttcaTGCATATTACACAGTTTCACatataaaactgttttaatgtttgttttgtttctgttctacTTTCAGATGCTGTGAATCCAACATGAACTGAAGCCGTTCTGACagataaaagtcaaaaataaaggTATAGTTACATCTAATCTCtttcataacaataataattcatgtttatCTCTCATTATAttcaggaaggaggaaggaaggaaggaaggaaggaaggaaggaaggaaggaaggaaggaaagaaaggaggaaaagaggaaggaagtaaggagagaaggaaggaaggaaggaaagaaggacagaggaaagaaggaaggtaggaaggtaggaaggtaggaaggaaggaaagaaggaaggagggagggagggagaaaggaaaagaggtagggaggaagaaggaaggaagggaggaagaagaaaagaaaggagggaggaaggaaggaagggggaaagaaggagggaaggaaggagggagggagaaaggaaaagaggtagggaggaaggaaggaaagaaggacagaggaaagattggaggaaggaaggaaagaaggacagaggaaagatgggaggaagggaggaaggaaggtaggacggaggaaggaaataaggaagggaggaaggtaggaaggaagaaaggaaggaaggagggaaggaaagaaggaagggaggaaggtaggaaagaaaaggaaggaaggaaggagggaaggaaataaggagggagagagaaggaaagaaggaaggaagaaggaaagaagggagggagggaggaaggaaagaaggagggaggacagatggaaagaaggaacagtcaaaacatacaGGGTCAATTTGAGCAGTTATCttgaataaacacaacaaagatgtttaaccctttacatcctgttcatattctgactcataatcagCGTCTACACTTAAATCCACCTTTAGTCATTAAtgaagagtgtattctatttatttatggggataaaaagacatttaaaatcactattttatgttcCAGGGGAATATTTAATAGATTATAAAGaacacagcaacatgttttaatgatgatttttgaattttgtataaaaaactaataaaattcagacattttaatacataaaaatgtgtatcagctgcacaaaagtcttaaaaaatgatgcgttttatctccatttttgtatattcagggtgACATTAGGAAAAATCCACCTAGAGGAAATGAGTAtcgggtgtttttacagctcttaaatgtaataaatgagtcaaattagaccctgaacagtatgtaagggttaataaagtcatgatattttattaacgtataaaatgacatcagtgcactgaaacagtaaaacgtcgctgggaatttaataactataactaacttaataaaaaaaacaccaaaacatggatgtatatattaaactttcatttaaaaaagtatcaaatatacattaaaagcagcttatataaaaacatctgcacatatcagacaacatataagCCGATATTggactatcggtgctttcacttaatatttacacaatgatatTATTGATAACTAATCATCAGTAaagtggatataatgactaataGAACAGCctgttaaccctttacatgctgttcagtcACATTtaaacccatttttacatttaagagccacaaaaacaccactttgctccttcctccttccgtacttctttcctcacttccttccttccttccttccttccttccttccttccttccttccttccttccttccttcctccttccttccttctttccttctttcctccttccttccttccttcattccttctttcctccgttccttcattcccttcttccttccttccttctctccttacttccttcctcttttcctcctttccttccttccttccttccttccttccttccttccttcctcatttcctcctttccttccttccttcctttcttccttccttcctccttccttccttccttccttccttccttcctccctccttccttccttccttccttcccccctccttccatacttctttcctttcttccttctttccttccttgcttccttccttcctccctccttacttactcctttctttccttcccttcttccttccttccttctctccttccttccttcctcttttccccccttccttccttccttccttccgtcctccctccttccttcctccttcctccttcccttcttccttccttcctaccttcctccctccttcctaactcctgtccttccttcccttcttccttccttccttccttctctccctgctTTTACataagattaattaaacatttattaatgactgatggggaatttatgaatgagaattagtgtaaagactaattatgagtcataattccttccttcctccttccttccttccttccttccttcctccttccttcttccttccctccttccctccttccttcctccttccttccttccttctctccttacgtctttcctcacttccttccacccttcctttccttccttccttccttccttccttcctccctccttccttccttccttccttccttcccccctccttccttactcctttcctttcttcccttcttccttccttccttctctccctacTTTTACataagattaattaaacatttattaatgactgatggggaatttatgaatgagaattagtgtaaagactaattatgagtcataattccttccttcctccttccttccttccttccttccttccttccttccttccttccttccttccttccttccttccttccttccttccttccttcctttctccttccttcttccttccctccttccttcctccttccttccttccttccttctctccttacgtctttcctcacttccttccacccttcctttctttccttccttccttcctccttccttctttccttccatccttccttcctctttccttccttccttctctccttacgtctttcctcacttccttccatccttccttccttcctttcttcctttcttttttccctccttctttccttccttactcctttccttccttcccttcttccttccttccttcctccttccttccttccctccctccttccttccttcattttttccctccttcactccttccttccttccttttttccctccttccttccttccttccttacttcccttcttccttccttccctccttccttccttcctttccttccttcctcctccctccctccttccttccttccttcctttccttccttcccttcttccttccttctctccttccttccttccttccttcctccctccttcctcctccctccctccttcctttcttccttctttccttccttccttcctccctccttccttactcctttccttccttccgtctttccttccttcctttttctccttacatctttcctcacttccttccatccttccttccttccttccttccttccttccttttttccctcctcccttccttccttactcctttccttccttctcttcttccttccttccttccttccttccttccattcttccttccttctctcctttctttccttccttctttccttccttccttccttactcatttccttccttccctctttccttcctccctccttccttactcctttccttccttccttcctcttttccccccttccttccttccttccgtcctccctccttccttcctccttcctccttcccttcttccttccttcctaacgtcctccctccttcctaactcctgtccttccttcccttcttccttccttccttccttctctccctgctTTTACataagattaattaaacatttattaatgactgatggggaatttatgaatgagaattagtgtaaagactaattatgagtcagaattccatccttccttccttccttccttccttccttccttccttccttccttccttccttccctccttccttactcctttccttaattccttcttccttccttccttcctccctccctccttactccttccttccttccttccttctttccttccttccttccttcctccttccttagtcctttccttccttccttccttccttccttccttccttcctccctccctccttactcctttccttccatccttccttcctccctccttccttactcctatttttcttccttcccttcttccttctctccttacttccttccttttttcctcatttccttcgttcctttcttccttccttccttccttcttcctcccttccttccttccttccctctttccttcctcccttccttccttcctccttccttccttattcctttccttccttcccttcttccttcctcttttcctcctttccttccttccttccttccttccttccttccttccttccttcctcctttccttccttcccttcttccttccttcctcccttccttctttcctccctccctccctccctccctccctccctccctccttccctccctccttccttccttccttccttcctcccttccttcctccctccctccctccctccctccctccctccctccctccttccttcccttcttccttccttccttctctccctccttccttactcctttccttccttccttctctccctacCTTTACATAATattaattcaacatttattaatgactgacagtAAATGTATGAATGAGAATCAGAGTAAATATTAATTATGAGTCATAATAAACAGATATATAAGTTAATAATTAAATTCTTGTGTCTCTGGACTGTTTTGCAGATGTCTCCTCTGAAGCCGATCTGCTGAGCGGACTCCACTGATGGAGGATTTACGAGCTCAGCGGTCAAAGGATGAAGGTATTTCAGGAGCTCATCGTCTCTCATGGCCATAAAGAGGAAGCTGAAAAGCCCCCGTCCAAGCACATATAAACCCCTGCAGAGTTTCACTTTTTTAGTCTGACTCCCTTCACTGTGTCCCTGTCCTTCAGTCAGTCTCTGCTGcagccttcctcctcctcctcttcctcttcttcttcttcttcatattGTGAGGTGAGAAACTTATAACTCTTTAATTGTGCATTTCAGTGGTTAAAGATAAAGGAGGATGCTCAATTTGTTGCAGAACTTTTCAACTTTTTGCACAGtttgctgcatgttttatgagattgAATCTTATTTTATGCTTATTTAGACTTTACTGATCTTCTCTAAAGTCCTACAAAGCTTAACTCTCACATACTTAAAGATTAATAATGagattaaccctttaatgaagctttcagagagctgagagaaGCTTTTAAACTggagaaaaagacattaaatatataaaatgtgaggattttaatagtattttttggacttttttgaATTAATATGGGTTAAACAATctaataaatcaaatgtttcagctgcatttcaatgttttaaaggagaattcatcattatttaaggtgtttttactgcttttaaatgtaaaaacagtatataagggttcATTTTGACACGTTTCCAGTgtgttaaagtattttttatacctttaaaaacaggaagttcTTTTAATgctaaatgttaatattaaagatTTGCTTATTTAGACTTTGCTGATCTTCattaaagtcttaaaaaaaagcttaactctcacatatactgtttatattcagaCCTCAGGCAAAGATTAATAGTGAGATTAATcctttaatgaagctttcagacagtttttatacttttaaaagacattaaatatataaaatgtgaggattttaatagtattttatggacttttttgaataaatataggTTAAAAACtctacaaattaaatgttttccgatgcatttaaatgtttaaaggaGAAGTCGTCAAATTTAATGCAAAAATTAAGAcgtatttaaggtgtttttactgcttatTGACACGTTTCCATTGtgttaaagtcttttttatACCTTAAAATCAGGAATTTCTTAAAgctaaatgttaatattaaagttaacaaactaaaacaataagTAGAGGAGTATTTCTGTAAGCAGCTATTAAACTTAAAGCTTCTTCCTCTCCAGTGAAACATGTGATATCATGTGTTAGGAGCTCAGATATGCGTTAACCGTCTCGTTTGACTGCTGGTAGATCCGGTTTCGTGATGCGTGAAAAATAACCCGAATATCAGATTACCACTGACAGCAGACATTCCTGCCGAGGCCGAAATCAGAAACCTGCAGGAAGTCTGTGATGTAACGACAGATGCTGCAAAAACTCCATCAGGCTGAGCCGAGCTGGAAACTCACTTcagtttaatgaataaaaagagagaagttgGTCACATAAAAggtctaaaaatgaaaaaatagaaCATCTAGGAAGCTTTTTAATCGTCCTGTTGTCTTTAAGTCAGTTTAGATCCTGTAGAATAATAAGTATCAACTAaaaaatgaggtttaatttgatttaaatgaggtttaattatatttaaatgaggtttaatttcagttaaatgaggtttaatttgatttaaatgaggtttaattacatttaaatgaggtttaatttgatttaaatgaggtttaatttgatttaaatgaggtttaatttgatttaaatgaggtttaatttgatttaaatgaggtttaatttgatttaaatgaggtttaattacagttaaatgaggtttaattacagttaaatgaggtttaatttgatttaaatgatgtttaatttgatttaaatgaggtttaattacatttaaatgaggtttaatttgatttaaatgaggtttaattacatttaaatgaggtttaatttctttcaaatgaggtttaattacatttaaacaagttttaattacagttaaatgaggtttaatttcagttaaatgaggtttaattacatttaaatgactatAATTCCCCCATAATACGTGTAAAACATGTGATAATAAGCTGGTTTAAAAGGTTTAACACATAATCTGTTGTTATACTTTATGAATAGACAGtttattgaataaaaaagacaataattggtcatataaaatgtctaaaagtgGAAAAATAGAACATCCAGAAAGATTTTTAACCCTCGAGTCAGTTTTGATCCTGTAGAATAACAAGTTA from Scomber scombrus chromosome 6, fScoSco1.1, whole genome shotgun sequence includes these protein-coding regions:
- the LOC133981621 gene encoding troponin I, fast skeletal muscle-like, with the translated sequence MPQGKKMTTSRKHHLKSLMLKIAANWIEQETKDLAVAKKAHLDETCAKPNLTGDQAALIDVCKKLSTLIDKVDEDRYDAMMKVEKANKEIKDLKIKVVDLAGVKKPPLKRVRLTADTMLKALLGARNSVNMDLRSNLKQVKKEAKEEAADAGDWRKNVEDKADRKKMFETA